From the genome of Tolypothrix sp. NIES-4075:
AGGTGTCAACTATGTAGATGTTAGCGATCACCGTTCATATACCAGCAAGGCTTTAAAATATTATGAACAAGCCGCTGCCGCTGGTGTCACGGCAATTGTTAATACTGGCATTTTTCCCGGTATTTCTAACAGCATGGTACGTCAAGGTGTCGAGCAATTCGATACAGCCGAAAAGATACATTTGAGTTATTTAGTATCTGGTTCTGGTGGTGCTGGTGTCACCGTCATGCGAACAACATTTCTTGGGTTGCAACATCCTTTTGATGCTTGGATAGACGGCAAATGGCAAACAGTTAAGCCTTATAGCCAACGCGAAGCTGTTAACTTTCTCCCCCCCTACGGACGCACTGGAGTTTACTGGTTTGATATGCCAGAAACTTTCACATTACCCCACGCTTTCCCATCAATCAAAACCGTAATAACTAAGTTTGGCTCAGTTCCCGATTTTTACAATCACATGACTTGGATCACTGCTCATGTGTTTCCTAAATGGTTAATGCAGAAGCGTGGAACTATCGAGTTTTTGGCTCATGTAAGTCATTTTCTGACGGATGTGACTAATAACTTTACTGGTATTGGGGTAGCAGTTCGCGCAGAAGTTACAGGGCAAAAAAACGGTGAGACAAGTATTTTTTGCTCAGACTTATTGCATCAAAATACGGCAATGGCTTCGGGTTGTGGCACGGGTAGTATTGGTCAATTATTATTAGAGGGCAAACTTAATAAACCAGGCGTTTTTCCTGTAGAAGAAGCACTGCCAACAGATTTATTTGAATATATAGTGCAAAGCCGAGGAATTAAGATATATCACAATTGGTTATAGCCAAAAATTAATGTATCCTCCGATAGAAGAAGAATTGTCATGAAACACTTAGGATGCCTGTGATCCTTGTAAATGGTGTAAGTAATTGTCTTTATTTACGCAAAACAAAGGCTCAGAACAGAAAATTAGGAGGGTTTTTCCATGCTTAGAATTTTATTAGCTTTAAAGCAAACACTACTTTCAAGTATGTTGGTTTTTGGTTTGATGATTTTTATTAGTCTGTCGGGTTTATTGATGGTGGTTCAGCCTAGTTATGCAACCACACTTGAAGAATTGAAGCTGATACCTCCAGAGTATAAACCAACGCCACAAGAAAAGATTGAGCGCGCTTACGAACGTAACGAAGCCGCAGGTTTTCGCGAAGAAAACCGACAAGAGGCTTACGAACAAGCAATAAAAGACGGTAAAAGCCTCAATACAATGGAGAAGGCTTACGAAAGAAATGTAAAAGCTGAAAAAGCACAAAATCCCCCAGAAAGTTTCGGTGAAAAAGCTAAAGAAGTGATTGAAAAGGTGACAGGGAAGTAGGGGTGTAGGGGACAAGGAGACAGGGGGACAGGGGGAGAGGGGGGAGTTTGTCTTTTCGTCTTCCTTGTCTTTCCCCTCTCCCCCTCCCTCACTCGAATTCATCAACTGTAGCGGGGGTTGGATTTTCGTGGTTGGCAATTCTGCGCTCGTACCAATTCATTAATGGAGTTGAACTAATTCCATGTACAATTACTGAAACAACAATAGTTGTGTAAGTAATCCAGCCAATTTGTTCGCCAAGTTTGTCTTTTAAACCATTACCAAATGCATAAGCCAAATAATATAAAGAGCCAACACCGCGAATACCAAACCAACCAAATAGCCAGCGAGTTCGTGAGTCCATTTTTCGGTGACGCGAGGAAGGCGATCGCTTACCAATTGTACTAATCCAGGCTCCCACAGGTCGGATGACAAAGAACAAAAATACTATCACTAACAAAGATTGACCAGCATAATCAAGCATCGGCTTAAATAATAATATCGTTCCCAATATTAAAATTGTCCCGACTTCCAGCAGCTTTTCAATTTGCTCTAAAAATGCTAATTGTTCTAATGGTTTTTCGGAATTTTTATAACTTCTCTGCATAACTAAACCAGCAACAAATACTGCTAAAAATCCATAGCCGTTAACAATTTCTGTCAAGGAGTAAGTTAGCAATATCGTGCTGATGGCTACAAAGTCTTCCATCGATTCTTCAACGCGATGGCGTTTGTGAATTTTTTTATCGAACCAAACTACTGCTTTGGTAACAACAATTCCCATCACGATACCAGAAGCGATCGCCCAAATTAAATCAACTGCAACCCACTGTTTAAACCAGTTATTCCAATTATCATCTTTTAAGGCATGAATTCCAAAATAAACAAAAGGAAAAGCTAGAGCATCATTTAAACCACCTTCAGAAGTTAAACCGAAGCGCAACTCATCTTGGTCTTTTGTATCTGTTAATTGTACTTCTGAAGCTAAAACAGGGTCAGTTGGTGCTAAAATTGCTCCTAATAAAATTGCTTCTCCCCAATTCATTCCTAAAAACAATTTGCCCACCACAGCTAGCGCAAAAATTGAAATTGGCATCAAAAATACAATCAACCGCGTCGTAATATTCCAAGCCTTGAAGCTTAACGGACGAAGGATTTTTAAGCCGCAGCCGAATACTGAAACAATCACCACAAACTCTGTTATTCGTTCCAGCACCTCAGCGTTAAATGTATCTCCTTGGCGCAATTTAATCAGCCCTAAACCATAAGGTCCTACCAAAATACCTACCACTAGATAGATGAGGGCAAAGGAAAGAGGTAAACGCGAAATCCAGCCAGAACCTAGCGTAACCAATAACAAAAGTAGACCAATGAAAAGTAAATCAAGAATATAAACATCTACCATAACGATTTGTATAAAAAATAAGCTTCGTCTTGCAAGTGTAGAGGCGATCGCTTTTGGTTATAAATACCTTGTGGTAGATTTATGACAAGTATATAAATCTTATTTTTACCTCTGGTAGAACATTAAATTTGGGTCTTGTGAAATCATCAAGGATAATTTCCTCTGCATTGAGATTTATCAACGCAGAGATAACCAAAATTTATCCGAGTGCAGATATCTTCTGTTGAACGCTGATAATTAACTCGTCAAATTAGTGCGTCGTGGTGCTTTTCGCACTTTATGAGGGTAAAAC
Proteins encoded in this window:
- a CDS encoding saccharopine dehydrogenase family protein, with the translated sequence MTQRVLILGGRGRIGSSVAQDLATHTQAEITITGRSPDTETSDMPRKFLVLDLAEVDKLRSAIASADLVVHCAGPFHYRDANVLKICIEQGVNYVDVSDHRSYTSKALKYYEQAAAAGVTAIVNTGIFPGISNSMVRQGVEQFDTAEKIHLSYLVSGSGGAGVTVMRTTFLGLQHPFDAWIDGKWQTVKPYSQREAVNFLPPYGRTGVYWFDMPETFTLPHAFPSIKTVITKFGSVPDFYNHMTWITAHVFPKWLMQKRGTIEFLAHVSHFLTDVTNNFTGIGVAVRAEVTGQKNGETSIFCSDLLHQNTAMASGCGTGSIGQLLLEGKLNKPGVFPVEEALPTDLFEYIVQSRGIKIYHNWL
- a CDS encoding cation:proton antiporter, whose amino-acid sequence is MVDVYILDLLFIGLLLLLVTLGSGWISRLPLSFALIYLVVGILVGPYGLGLIKLRQGDTFNAEVLERITEFVVIVSVFGCGLKILRPLSFKAWNITTRLIVFLMPISIFALAVVGKLFLGMNWGEAILLGAILAPTDPVLASEVQLTDTKDQDELRFGLTSEGGLNDALAFPFVYFGIHALKDDNWNNWFKQWVAVDLIWAIASGIVMGIVVTKAVVWFDKKIHKRHRVEESMEDFVAISTILLTYSLTEIVNGYGFLAVFVAGLVMQRSYKNSEKPLEQLAFLEQIEKLLEVGTILILGTILLFKPMLDYAGQSLLVIVFLFFVIRPVGAWISTIGKRSPSSRHRKMDSRTRWLFGWFGIRGVGSLYYLAYAFGNGLKDKLGEQIGWITYTTIVVSVIVHGISSTPLMNWYERRIANHENPTPATVDEFE